One segment of Phaeacidiphilus oryzae TH49 DNA contains the following:
- a CDS encoding polymorphic toxin-type HINT domain-containing protein: MISVLLTAGPAAAVHRPKLWSPGPLPAQTSVAVHKATPTPGPRSQPAALRAALAAKQPKDTGPSAVHWPGAAAADLHLAGTPHTPYLATRSATTGPLSAPALAAAAPAHTAAVPLTVAPAGQLTGNLLPPGKSTNAARAADQAAATPQAVHVAVASRSASHASGIDGLLVSLSRTDASRAPERVSVALDYSGIQDAYGGGYADRLHLTAYPSCLLTTPAKAACRVGTPVAASANDLAHHRLVADLTLPATTAPLTLPDAATPGTRTTAANNNVVVLTSTADASGTSGDYKASTLASSSKWDTSGATGAFTYTYPITVPPAPGGSAPELALSYNSQAADGRTSQTNNQGSWAGDSWTLWPGQITRSYRTCADDGEASANQEQCWAGDNATISLNGETHDLVPAGDNKWKFADDDGSVVQELSGASNGLNNGTYWQLTDRAGNTFVFGADHLPTGLGGNGKDTSTASAWGAPVYGNNSGEPCNASTLDASWCTQGWQWNLDFSVDAHGNLTVYHYATETNYYGRGSTHTPTAYTRGGALTSITYGQKATDYLAGTSAPDKVTFTRAAEGRCDPAGFTCSGATLSSSNASHWPDVPYDQNCGSSSCSHYAPSFWTNDRLTTIATSVWDTSLSTPGYRTVDSYALKNQDFPNPADGTTGVNNSVSPKAMWLDSIQHTGADTGAGGAAVLENPVTFKGAFYPNRVPGLSEPAVTPLSRQRLTSITNESGAVTAVTYQNDTCSRTSPPSEDKDATTCYPVRWTPPGYSDPILDWFNKYLVGEVDVSDNTTTNSPPQVSKYDYSAGTAAWHHDDDEITAAKYRTWDQWRGYSQVTTRTGAGTDPVTKSITWYLQGMDGDLNADGSHKSASVTPAHGAAITDKDPWADTAYQTTTYEHDGGYARQRTITIPWLSSATATHARGGNLPDQVAYHTGTAAEYKMGWITGSTWRTSAVLTTNDDATGLPTAVDDRGEVDANDTPVGNSTPEKCTRTTYAGNSAGTIAGLPAEVVAVSGDCTTKADAAHTLTDTKTFYDGSTTLGTVPDNGAGDATSTMSLKDWNGAGGTAEWTTSAKTSYDSYGRPTSATDAMGRTTQTTYLPTGTKYLPISIQTTNPKGWNATDTLDVARGLTTKSVDVNGTPSTATYDGLGRLTADWLPGHPQSTYSAAPSSRYTYSVSNTGPSWVETETLRDDFTYRPDYTIYDSFLQQRQEQSIPPDGSTAARLISDTMYDSHGQTVMSDQPYFSQGTAPSPDFVLPVDAAIPGETFTTYDGMGRTTSSTFKTGDGTNQTTQWATTTAYPSTAETDVTPPAGGTPTATLTDARGNTVELRQFHGAAPTGAYDSTTYAYDALGRQAKVTDSSGNTWTTSYDALGDKVKTTDPDTGTTLTAYDDDKEPTKTTDARHAPSGGITTTYDTLGRPTDTTATSADGITTTKLTHTDYDPTGALGQVAATTSYDTAGRAWKNTITGYTPDYLTTGNTLTVPAGAAGNSSDLTYTTGNTYRTVTRQPDQTTLPAIGPMPAETVGYQYNEDGLPVVMGGKDAYVAWLDYTHLGQPLRASMGVDPTTIAETYTYEPYTQRLMGTQLQMQTGTTTVEDTSYTYDQAGDITSTTDIQDGGGSAKTDTQCYTYDYLGRLTQAWTDTGGTTTAPDPSIKALGSCTHTTPQASNLGGPSPYWQSYTYDATGNRTSETDHSPTGDTSQDATTTETYPAAGAPQPHAVTSTSTGGNTGGAQTFNYDATGNTTEITQAAGTKLLASGATIASGHSVTSNTARLSMQADGNLVLYSLQSGQAIWSSNTAGHPGASAAMQTDGNFTVKDTDGTILWSTGTSSPGAIAKVQDDHNFTLYDTTGNSLWSSGTYSASSASNDAVFTYDDLGRLATLTQGSTKTTYTYDAAGDLIARNRAGATTLYLGTDELVLGSTGLAHSDTRYYSLPGAPTAIRTATTSTSSSLSFEYTDPHGTGTTDISADNKTVQRRMYTPFGTDRSPGGNPTTWPGSKGYVGGTADTITGLTNLGAREYSPALGRFLTTDPVQALSDPQQWNGYAYADDDPVNESDPSGLCPRDLCDGYGQNPLSAEGRKNAPRGTVYGHPSDHHGSADNSPSCTSSIPGCPGYEPPQPKMLKVAKRVYVDSGWGKAAQFARAYQDYTHQWCSSDYGKASCPYTSAQGPDDYQRLYTIMMACSEIGGCPKSVFAFTSLTTAGIREGLAVGGKDGIRSDGEEGGFGCSFAPTTPVLMADGKKKPIGKIKPGDKVEAADPDTGKDTGGRAVEHVWINHDHDLLNLTLKTGQGHIATLKTTANHPFYDQTAHTWIAAGKLTPGHHLATTAGHAASVLAVTSTRGTADRDNLTVQQLHTYYVVAGGTPILVHNSNGSCRLWPNLEKDDPIHPMTPTPIGDLKNATGRFIYVLMENGDLRVTRLGGQYGHIDLAQGDDVAAAGEFKLYNGRLKEMDNRSGHYQPSGPDPRMAAEEAFSQAGFDVGPNTYRERW, from the coding sequence GTGATCTCCGTGCTGCTCACCGCCGGACCGGCGGCCGCCGTGCACCGCCCGAAGTTGTGGTCGCCGGGGCCGCTGCCCGCCCAGACCTCGGTCGCAGTCCACAAGGCCACCCCGACCCCCGGCCCGCGCTCGCAGCCGGCAGCGCTGCGCGCGGCCTTGGCGGCCAAGCAGCCCAAGGACACCGGCCCGTCCGCCGTGCACTGGCCCGGTGCGGCCGCCGCCGACCTACACCTCGCCGGCACCCCCCACACCCCCTACCTGGCGACCCGCTCGGCCACGACCGGCCCGCTCAGCGCCCCGGCACTCGCCGCCGCGGCACCGGCGCACACCGCCGCGGTGCCGTTGACGGTGGCCCCGGCCGGCCAGCTCACCGGCAACCTCCTGCCACCGGGCAAGTCCACGAACGCCGCGCGGGCGGCCGACCAGGCGGCGGCCACCCCGCAGGCCGTGCACGTCGCGGTCGCCTCCCGCAGCGCCAGCCACGCCTCCGGCATCGACGGACTGCTCGTCTCCCTCTCGCGCACCGACGCATCCCGGGCACCCGAGCGCGTCTCGGTCGCCCTGGACTACTCCGGCATTCAGGACGCTTACGGCGGCGGTTACGCCGACCGGCTGCACCTGACCGCCTATCCCTCCTGCCTGCTGACCACCCCCGCCAAGGCCGCCTGCCGTGTGGGCACCCCGGTCGCCGCCTCGGCCAACGACCTGGCGCACCACCGCCTGGTCGCCGACCTCACCCTGCCCGCCACCACCGCGCCGCTCACCCTCCCGGACGCCGCCACCCCGGGCACAAGGACTACCGCGGCGAACAACAACGTCGTGGTCCTCACCTCCACCGCAGACGCCTCCGGCACCTCCGGCGACTACAAGGCCTCCACGCTGGCCTCCTCATCCAAGTGGGACACCAGCGGCGCCACCGGCGCCTTCACCTACACCTACCCGATCACCGTGCCACCGGCCCCCGGCGGCTCGGCCCCCGAGCTCGCCTTGTCCTACAACTCTCAGGCTGCGGACGGGCGCACCTCGCAGACCAACAACCAAGGCTCCTGGGCCGGCGATTCCTGGACCCTGTGGCCCGGGCAGATCACCCGTTCCTACCGCACTTGCGCTGACGACGGGGAAGCCAGCGCGAATCAGGAGCAGTGCTGGGCCGGTGACAACGCCACCATCAGCCTCAACGGCGAAACTCACGACCTCGTCCCAGCCGGCGATAACAAGTGGAAGTTCGCCGATGATGACGGCTCCGTTGTGCAGGAGCTCTCCGGCGCCAGCAACGGCCTGAACAATGGCACCTACTGGCAGCTGACCGATCGTGCCGGAAACACCTTCGTCTTCGGCGCCGACCACCTTCCCACCGGCCTGGGCGGCAATGGCAAGGACACTTCGACGGCCTCCGCCTGGGGTGCCCCCGTCTACGGCAACAACTCAGGCGAGCCGTGCAACGCCTCCACCCTGGACGCCTCCTGGTGCACTCAGGGCTGGCAATGGAACCTCGACTTCTCTGTGGACGCCCACGGCAACCTGACCGTCTACCACTACGCCACGGAGACCAACTACTACGGCCGCGGGAGCACCCACACCCCCACCGCTTACACCCGCGGCGGCGCCCTCACCTCGATAACCTACGGCCAGAAGGCCACCGACTACCTCGCCGGCACCTCGGCCCCGGACAAGGTCACCTTCACTCGGGCGGCCGAGGGCCGCTGCGACCCCGCCGGCTTCACCTGTTCCGGCGCCACCCTGAGCAGCTCCAATGCCTCCCACTGGCCCGACGTCCCCTATGACCAGAACTGCGGCTCGAGTTCCTGCTCCCACTACGCGCCCAGCTTCTGGACCAACGACCGGCTGACCACCATCGCCACCAGTGTGTGGGACACGTCCCTGTCCACGCCCGGCTACCGCACCGTGGACAGCTACGCGCTCAAGAACCAGGACTTCCCCAACCCAGCCGACGGCACCACGGGCGTGAACAACTCCGTCTCACCGAAGGCGATGTGGCTTGATTCGATCCAGCACACCGGCGCCGACACCGGCGCCGGCGGAGCAGCCGTACTGGAGAACCCGGTCACCTTCAAGGGCGCCTTCTACCCCAACCGCGTCCCCGGACTGAGCGAACCCGCAGTCACCCCACTCAGCCGGCAGCGCCTGACGTCCATTACGAACGAGTCCGGCGCCGTTACCGCCGTCACTTATCAGAACGACACCTGCTCGCGCACCAGCCCACCGAGCGAGGACAAGGACGCCACCACCTGCTACCCGGTGCGCTGGACCCCGCCCGGATACAGCGACCCCATCCTCGACTGGTTCAACAAATACCTGGTCGGCGAGGTCGACGTCTCCGACAACACCACCACCAACTCCCCTCCCCAGGTGTCCAAGTACGACTACTCGGCCGGCACCGCGGCCTGGCACCACGACGACGACGAGATCACCGCCGCCAAGTACCGCACCTGGGATCAGTGGCGCGGCTACTCCCAGGTCACCACCCGAACCGGCGCCGGCACCGACCCCGTCACCAAATCCATCACCTGGTACCTGCAGGGCATGGACGGCGACCTGAACGCCGACGGGAGTCACAAGAGCGCCTCGGTCACCCCGGCCCACGGCGCGGCGATCACCGACAAGGACCCCTGGGCCGACACCGCGTACCAGACCACCACCTACGAGCACGATGGCGGCTACGCCCGCCAGCGCACCATCACCATTCCCTGGCTCTCGAGCGCCACCGCCACCCATGCCCGCGGCGGTAACCTCCCCGACCAGGTCGCCTACCACACTGGGACCGCCGCCGAGTACAAGATGGGCTGGATCACCGGCTCCACCTGGCGTACCTCCGCGGTCCTGACCACCAACGACGACGCAACCGGCCTGCCCACCGCCGTTGACGACCGCGGCGAAGTCGATGCCAACGACACCCCTGTCGGCAACTCCACCCCCGAGAAGTGCACCCGCACCACCTACGCCGGTAACAGCGCCGGAACCATCGCCGGCCTACCAGCCGAGGTCGTCGCCGTTAGCGGTGACTGCACCACCAAGGCGGACGCTGCCCACACCCTCACCGACACCAAGACCTTCTACGACGGCTCCACCACCCTCGGTACCGTCCCCGACAACGGTGCAGGCGACGCCACCTCGACCATGAGTCTGAAGGACTGGAACGGCGCCGGCGGAACGGCCGAATGGACCACCTCCGCCAAGACCTCCTACGACTCCTACGGCAGACCTACGTCCGCCACCGATGCGATGGGTCGCACCACGCAGACCACCTACCTGCCTACTGGCACCAAGTACCTGCCGATCAGCATCCAGACCACCAACCCCAAGGGCTGGAACGCCACCGACACCCTGGACGTGGCCCGCGGACTGACCACTAAGTCCGTGGACGTCAACGGCACACCGTCCACCGCGACCTACGACGGCCTCGGCCGGCTGACCGCCGACTGGCTCCCCGGGCACCCCCAGTCCACATATAGCGCCGCCCCGAGCTCCCGCTACACCTACTCGGTCTCCAACACCGGCCCTTCGTGGGTGGAAACCGAGACGCTACGCGACGACTTCACCTACCGCCCCGACTACACGATCTACGACTCTTTCCTGCAGCAGCGCCAGGAACAGAGCATACCTCCCGACGGCAGCACCGCCGCCCGCCTGATCAGCGACACCATGTACGACTCGCACGGCCAGACCGTGATGAGCGACCAGCCCTACTTCAGCCAGGGCACCGCCCCGAGCCCCGACTTCGTTCTACCCGTGGACGCCGCCATCCCCGGCGAGACCTTCACCACCTACGACGGCATGGGCCGCACCACCAGCTCCACCTTCAAGACCGGCGACGGCACCAACCAGACCACCCAATGGGCGACCACCACCGCCTATCCCAGCACCGCGGAGACGGACGTCACCCCGCCCGCCGGCGGCACCCCCACGGCCACGCTGACCGATGCCCGCGGCAACACCGTCGAGCTGCGCCAGTTCCATGGCGCCGCCCCCACCGGCGCCTACGACTCCACCACCTACGCCTACGACGCACTCGGCCGCCAGGCCAAGGTCACCGACTCCAGCGGCAACACCTGGACCACCAGCTACGACGCCCTCGGCGACAAGGTCAAGACCACCGACCCGGACACCGGCACCACCCTCACCGCCTACGACGACGACAAGGAACCCACCAAGACCACCGACGCCCGCCACGCCCCCTCCGGCGGCATCACCACCACCTACGACACCCTCGGCCGTCCCACCGACACCACCGCCACCTCCGCGGACGGCATTACCACGACCAAGCTGACCCACACCGACTACGACCCCACCGGCGCCCTCGGCCAGGTCGCCGCCACCACCAGCTACGACACCGCCGGCCGCGCCTGGAAGAACACCATCACCGGCTACACCCCCGACTACCTCACCACCGGCAACACCCTCACCGTCCCGGCCGGCGCCGCCGGCAACAGCAGTGACCTCACCTACACCACCGGCAACACCTACCGCACCGTCACCCGCCAGCCCGACCAGACCACTCTCCCCGCCATCGGCCCCATGCCCGCCGAAACCGTCGGCTACCAATACAACGAGGACGGCCTCCCAGTCGTCATGGGCGGCAAGGACGCCTACGTCGCCTGGCTCGACTACACCCACCTCGGCCAACCCCTGCGCGCCAGCATGGGCGTGGACCCCACCACCATCGCCGAGACCTACACCTACGAGCCCTACACCCAGCGCCTGATGGGCACCCAGCTGCAAATGCAGACCGGCACCACCACGGTCGAGGACACCAGCTACACCTACGACCAGGCCGGCGACATCACCTCCACCACCGACATCCAAGACGGCGGCGGAAGCGCCAAGACCGACACCCAGTGCTACACCTACGACTACCTCGGCCGCCTCACCCAGGCCTGGACCGACACCGGCGGCACCACCACCGCCCCCGACCCCTCCATCAAGGCCCTCGGCAGCTGCACCCACACGACCCCCCAGGCCTCCAACCTCGGCGGACCCTCCCCCTACTGGCAGTCCTACACCTACGACGCCACAGGCAACCGCACCAGCGAGACCGATCACTCACCCACCGGCGACACCAGCCAGGACGCCACCACCACCGAGACCTACCCCGCCGCCGGCGCCCCCCAGCCGCACGCCGTCACCTCCACCAGCACCGGCGGCAACACCGGCGGCGCCCAGACCTTCAACTACGACGCCACCGGCAACACCACCGAGATCACCCAGGCCGCCGGCACCAAGCTCCTCGCCTCCGGCGCCACCATCGCCTCCGGCCACTCCGTCACCTCCAACACCGCCCGCCTGTCCATGCAGGCCGACGGCAACCTCGTCCTGTACTCCCTGCAGTCCGGACAGGCCATCTGGTCCTCCAACACCGCAGGCCACCCCGGCGCGAGCGCCGCCATGCAGACCGACGGCAACTTCACCGTCAAGGACACCGACGGCACCATCCTGTGGTCCACCGGAACCAGCAGCCCCGGCGCCATCGCCAAGGTCCAGGACGACCACAACTTCACCCTCTACGACACCACCGGAAACTCCCTGTGGTCCAGCGGCACCTACTCCGCCTCCTCCGCCTCCAACGACGCCGTCTTCACCTACGACGACCTCGGCCGCCTCGCCACCCTCACCCAGGGCAGCACCAAGACCACCTACACCTACGACGCCGCCGGCGACCTCATCGCCCGCAACCGCGCCGGCGCCACCACCCTCTACCTCGGCACCGACGAACTCGTCCTCGGCTCCACCGGCCTCGCCCACTCCGACACCCGCTACTACTCCCTGCCCGGCGCGCCCACCGCCATCCGCACCGCCACCACCAGCACCAGCAGCTCCCTCAGCTTCGAATACACCGACCCCCACGGCACCGGCACCACCGACATCTCCGCGGACAACAAGACCGTCCAGCGCCGCATGTACACCCCCTTCGGGACCGACCGCTCCCCTGGCGGCAACCCCACCACCTGGCCCGGCAGCAAGGGCTACGTCGGCGGCACCGCCGACACCATCACCGGCCTGACCAACCTCGGCGCCCGCGAATACTCACCCGCCCTCGGTCGCTTCCTCACCACCGACCCCGTCCAGGCCCTAAGTGACCCGCAGCAATGGAACGGCTACGCCTACGCCGACGACGATCCGGTCAACGAGTCAGACCCCTCCGGCTTGTGCCCGCGGGACCTCTGTGACGGCTATGGGCAAAACCCCTTGTCTGCCGAGGGGAGGAAAAACGCGCCCCGCGGAACCGTCTACGGACACCCATCAGACCATCACGGAAGCGCGGACAACTCGCCTAGCTGTACCAGCTCCATCCCGGGATGCCCAGGATATGAGCCACCGCAGCCAAAGATGCTCAAGGTCGCCAAGCGGGTCTACGTCGACTCCGGCTGGGGGAAGGCGGCCCAGTTCGCACGCGCCTACCAGGACTACACCCATCAATGGTGCTCCTCCGACTACGGAAAGGCCAGCTGTCCGTACACGAGCGCACAAGGACCGGACGACTACCAGCGCCTCTATACGATCATGATGGCCTGCAGCGAGATCGGCGGATGTCCAAAATCCGTCTTCGCCTTCACCAGCCTCACGACTGCCGGAATTCGAGAAGGCCTGGCCGTCGGAGGCAAGGACGGTATCCGCAGTGATGGCGAAGAAGGCGGATTCGGCTGTAGCTTTGCTCCCACGACACCCGTCCTCATGGCCGACGGAAAGAAAAAGCCGATCGGTAAGATAAAACCCGGTGACAAGGTCGAAGCCGCCGACCCTGACACCGGAAAAGATACGGGTGGACGCGCCGTCGAACATGTCTGGATCAACCACGACCACGATCTCCTCAACCTGACCCTAAAGACAGGGCAGGGGCACATCGCCACCCTCAAGACCACCGCCAATCATCCCTTCTACGACCAGACCGCCCACACCTGGATAGCCGCCGGCAAACTCACCCCCGGTCACCACCTCGCCACCACCGCAGGTCACGCCGCCTCCGTCCTTGCCGTCACCTCCACCCGCGGAACCGCCGACCGCGACAACCTCACCGTCCAGCAACTCCACACGTACTATGTTGTGGCGGGCGGCACGCCAATCCTGGTGCACAACTCAAACGGCTCATGTCGCCTGTGGCCGAACTTGGAAAAGGATGACCCCATCCACCCGATGACTCCGACGCCCATCGGCGATCTCAAGAACGCCACAGGTAGGTTTATCTACGTACTTATGGAAAATGGTGATTTGCGCGTCACTCGCCTGGGCGGCCAGTACGGGCACATCGACCTGGCTCAGGGAGATGACGTGGCTGCCGCCGGTGAGTTCAAGCTATACAATGGGCGTCTCAAGGAAATGGATAACCGCTCAGGTCACTATCAGCCCTCAGGGCCGGACCCGCGCATGGCGGCCGAAGAAGCGTTTAGTCAGGCAGGATTCGACGTCGGCCCAAATACATACAGGGAGCGCTGGTAG